The Dunckerocampus dactyliophorus isolate RoL2022-P2 chromosome 14, RoL_Ddac_1.1, whole genome shotgun sequence genome includes the window ATGTACGAAAACACAAATATACGGCATTCAAatttaatatctgtgacttgtgtctgTTTAGCTGAGTGTTTAGCGTGAGTTATGGCCAACAGCAGCTCATCTCTGAGTTAGGTTATCTGCATATGTGTTCTCCgcctgttaataaagcgattgagcTGCATTGAGAGTCTCTCCTGAACCACAGCAGCATTACGGTCGTATTCTACGCttgtcacttggtgtcagtaacgttacattgatgagacactgGCCATCGCAGGAAGTACGCCGTCAGtactaacgtgtgagtctctgttatgtcttatttatgtctaagatggcttactTTCTggtattatgtgtactatattgggtaatatgagtgtaaaagtgacaaaCTGGTACATCCACGTGGGAGCGTGCGGTTGTGCGACTTACTGTAAAGGCCAAAGTTCTTGGAGAACGACTGCGCGCAGAACATTTCAAAGCCCATGGAGACAAAAAAACGGACTGACCAGGCGTCTTCATCCAAGCTGCCCGAGGCGAATCCTTGATAAGCCGAGTCAAAGAAGACAAACAGCTTTCTTCTCTGGCAAAgggcaggggaaaaaaaatggtctaCTTTACATACGCAAACAACAAAGGTCTGAACTGAAGCAGGCGATAATTGCAGATCTGTGAAGTCATTACGTATGTATaaggcaagtgtaacacgcatacgtttcacaccaacagcacatgcgacattttaaagcgcatgcagaggtagataaagctgccggATGCTCACCACtcgtgatacttcaaatgctgcCATCATGTGCAGTTACAAGAAAAACTACACCAAGAGGCagtcacagctgttaatgccaatgttttttgacccagcGCTAATTAGAGATTTGCCTTTGGAGCCCGCACACCCTGTGACTAAGGAGACTTGGTTCACTGAACAGTGTTGTTAATTTACAGGAACTGTTTTAGCGcagggattaaaaaaaactgttccAGTACCATCATCACTTCAGCAATCTGCTTCCACTGCTCATGTGTGGGGTCTGTGCCAGTTGGATTGTGGGCACAAGCATGCAGGACAAAGATGGAGCGCTCCGGGCAGCTCTGGGAAAAGGAAAGATACATTTGTAATAGGATTCACGGGCTGTTTCCATCTTCCAGTTCATTTCTCCTCAGATGGGAACAGCAAACCTCACTAAATAGTAAATAGTGTGGGATCGTCACATTTCATTTCTCACACTCCTTTACCTCCAGGTCGCCAAGGAAACCAGACAGATCAAGGCCTCTCTTCTCCGCATCCCAGTACTTGTACGGACGAACATCCTCAAAGCCGGCATTGGAGAAGACCCCATTGTGATTTTCTGAAGCAAACAAGGAGATTAAAAAGCCAGTCTTTCACACAGAAACCCTGCAAAACAGCCGCATCTGAGGTGAAACAGTAGATCAGGCATTTATCCACAGGCGCCTTTTATACAGATGTTGTTGCAACTGTGTGCACTTTAACCACAGTGATGAGGCGCCCTGCGGAAAATTGTCAGGTGAGGGACCAACTATACGGAACAGCAGGAAAAAAGGGTGGGAAATACGTGTGGAAGCCACTCGTTGGGTTGTTTGGACTTCATAGTGACACAAGGTTAGATAATGAGCTGTTGGGACTAAAGCAGGCTgtgtctgtgagtgtgtgtgtacccCAGGTGGGTGCAGAAACATAGACAGGTGTCTTTGTGTTGTTGCTTCCGTTGTAGAAACGTCTAAGAAACTCTGCTCCCATCTTCAGCGCACCCGTGCCTCCAAGGCACTGAACAGCCCCAACCTGACAAACcaaattttgaaaaattaggaaGCGCAAACACAATGCTCGAGCGCACGGCTCCAGTGTGATATGCCACACCCTGTCCTCCAGGATAGCAGGGCTGCCATCTCCCAGTGCGATCTTGGAAGCCGAGGCTCTAAACTCCGGCAAGCCCAAGATGGGCAGGTACTCGTGGTTGAGCTTGTCATCGTTGGCGATGATCTTCTCCACCTTTTTCACCACCGGTAAAACCCACGGCTTGCCTTCGTCTGTGCGGTAGGCTGCAACACAGTTTGACAAAAAACAATCGGTGAGGCAATTCAGTGttgaatcatccatccattttctatgccgcttgtcctcattagggttgctggagcctatcccagctgccttcgggcgagaggcggggtacaccctggactggtcgcccgcCAATCAAAAGGcaccattcacacctacggacaattgagagtcgccaattaacctaacatgtttttggaatgtgggaggaaaccagagtacccggagaaagcgcacgcactgggagaacatgcaaactccacacagagagagagcccaacggagattcgaacccaggtcttcccgatctcctgactgtgtggccagaaCTGCCAATAACCAAATTATTAGAAACCCCTGTGCACTTCTACATGAGCACAAacgacaaccacaataataaaagtattgTTAAATGAACACATTTGTAATCGGGTCAGCACTACTATCTTTGCAATAAGGCTGGGTTGTAAGGCTATGAATAGTGCATAAGAAATATGTCAAAACAAGTAAAAGCATCAGCAGGTTCTGACATTATAGCACCCAGCACTTTAGCAATCATGCACTTTGTCTCCCCAAACTCATGGTTCTGTCAAGTGTGCAtggttttatttgcttttttattattcattcttttatccattcatttttccatcttcttccgcttatccgggtcgggtcacggggggaGTGGCCGAAGCAGGAaagctcagacttccctctccccggctaattcgtccagctcctcccggcggatcccgagatgttcccaggccagttcagAGACGGTCTcttcaacgtgtcctgggtcttccctggggcctcctaccggtcggacgtgagCTGAGTACATcccgaccagatgcccgagcgaCCTCATGAGAGTTTCACCCGgacgacagtgcttctcaccttaacTCTAAGCtcgagcccagccaccctacggagaaatttgtacccgtgatcttgtcctttcggttactacccaaagctcatgaccataggtgagggtaggagcgTCGATCCACCGGTAAATTGGAAGCTTTGCCTTTCGGATCAGCTCCTTCTTCACcaaacggaccgatgcagagtgaGCATCACTGCATACGCAGCACCAATTTGCCTCTCAATGTtacattccatccttccccactcgtgaacaaaaccttgaggtacttaaactcctcctctTGGGGCAGGCCTTCATCCtggacccggagatggcacgccaccctcttccaggcgagaaccatggactcggaggTACTGGTGGAGTTatgaacactgatcttaactggggcaagtgaggtctgcagttctttggatgttgttgtataGCCTTTTGTGACCCCTTGGATCAGTTGTCGCTGCGCACTTggtgtcattttggttggccggccactcctgggaaggctcaccactgttctatgttttggccatttgtggataatggctctcactgtggtttgctggagtcccaacgctttagaaatggctttataaccttccccagactgatagatctcaattcatctcagttatgtttaaaaaggagtgcaatcactttttcacacagggctctATGTaagtttggaatttttttctccctaaaaaaaagtttaattaaaaacctcattttgtgttcagttgtgttgccattgactaatatttatatattttttgatgatctgaaatatttaagtgtgacaaacatgcaaaaaaataagaaatcagaaaggaggcaatcactttttcacaccactgtaatctTGCATATTCACATAAAATGTTGATTAATATGCTTGGtcctttttcttaaataaataagtctaCAAGATACGTTGACAAACTCCATAGTATACATTTGttgtaaaatattacaaatacagtacatactggaATATTCCGAAACAGTTTAAGAGGACTGATTCGCCattgaacaaaacaacaactgaCCTTCAACGTAGCACTTGGGGCACAGACATGCACTTTACTCTTTAGAGATATGCAGCCTGCAGAATGCCATGTCTCTCTGATAAAGACTTACGAGTACACCAGATATTTTTCAAGCCCAAGCTCACTAACAAACCGCAAGACTACTTTTATTCTGCTTCCGCTAGCCTCGGACAACCTGCAGAATGAAATGCATCATAAACCACGAGTGCACTTCGATGTAGCATTTGATGCCGTGGCCTACATTTACCATCTGTCATGACTTGTAGAGATGAGGGGATTATAAACACTCAGTCTCCTGCACTAATCATGGAGCGCAGGTAGTAGCAGAAGAATAGCAGTGCTGTTTAAAGGTCATTTACTGTGCGAAAAGTACTTCTTAAAGATGTTATTACAGTAATGTGTGTCCCTAGAGCATGGTTACGACCTTGcataatgttgctgttaaatTGTGAGCGTAATCTtaacactgtagctcacattgcTATGCAAGTGTTGCTAACTttagtgtcctcctgtcccactctttAATGATACATTGTGATGTGACACAGTATATgacatctattacgttggataAGTGCAGAGCTACAGTGTAgtgaacaatggagcttcttGTTGCCACATACAATGTGTGGAGACTGGCTGCACCaatagctcattagcattaaagctacagacacataaAGGTCTGTCCCCAGTAGGACTTACTCAAAGCCCTTCTACACTGTCTACATTTCAGCATCAAGGCTGGGTTTTGGTGCAACTCCAAACGCGCTATtttgggacctctgagacttatctaaaattgttgaaaaatagtataacATGTGACCATGACTGTCACTACCACACATGCCTGCAGGACTTCTCACATGCCTCAAAAAGTAAGAAGCCTGCAGGATTACCACTCATAATCAGATTAAAAGTGACAAAGGTTGCACGGGACTAAAACGTGTGCCGTTTGGTTGCTTTGAGACAGGGTTCAACCTTCAACCTAGGGCTGGTCCAGGGTCAGAGGTCACAGGGCAGGTTTGCTTCTGAGAGGGTAGATTACAGATAAGAGAGAATTCAACTCTAGTGTTGCATAGAAACACGGAGACACTGAAATGCCCTAGGAACTATATCACACTGAATTCAACATCACGGCTAAATATGGACTGGGGAAAAATAGACATTCTCAGGCTCACATCACCTTGCGTTCCATCATCTTACTGCTATGATGTAAACAAATGCAGCCATCACGATGCATGACTGcgaataacaataaaataacaataaaatgctgTGCAAACTTACCTCCAACTCCGAGGTTGACTTTGTGTGGAAATTGGTCTTGATTGAAATCCTGCATTAGTTTGAAGACAGCTACAGGGGTCGCTTGGGCAACCTCGCTAAACACAGACATATTGtttgattattgttatttttttcaacagaGCAAGAGCAAGAGAACAAAATCTTGCACCGAAGGGATAAGCGACAGGAAGGGGCAACTTTCATTTGGATGGCAGCAAAAAACAAAGGGAGTGTTTAGGGTCTACCAATGGGAATGTGGCCGTGTGACCCGGACCAATCACAGCGGTGATACTTGGCAGGTTAAAGTCCAGTGAAGAAGGGGAAATAAACAAAAGGCGAGGATGCTGACCAATGATCAAGTCTGTCGATTGACTGACACGCGGCACAGCCAATAACCTTTCAAAAAAGGCGGGGCGTAAATGCACTGCAATAACACGTTAAGCCACAAGATGATGCCACAGCCCGGGTTACAATGGTGGCACAGAGTTCTTGTACCGTAGtcttacaataaaaatacaataattacatttaggggacaattattattaattgaaattgctttattttaaatgatgttaACCGTAAACAATAGAAGTTACACATGAATTAttcactcactggacactttcTTAAGCATATCTGTactatttaaaaagaaacaaaacaagcagcGAATCACAATTTAAGTCTTTATACGcgaagtccgctgggataggctccagcatactcgcaACCAGAAAAatgaagttaatgcctctcgtttatacattcacacacgcaccacAAATTTGAGAAgacaaaatacattgtttttggtgcctaactgtttcccaagtttATTAGTGCTCAGCGCTCAATGCAGCGTCTGTCTCCGTCTATGATGACACTACGGCGGCCGAGAGGTGCAAACACTttaacaaaaagcaaaccaCGTTACAATTACACTAGCCAGAAAGGGACCGTACCAAATTGCAGCGTTATAAGAAGTGATAACgtttggaccaatcagctcAGTTGGTACACTCCTTTTCTGTTTTATCTTTGTAGccaagaagtgcaaaacacaaagcaaaaagaaaaacaaattccaCTTACACCACTCGGAAGGGGATTATACCCACTGGACCCTTATTGAAAAATTTGATGGACTCCTGTACCGAAAGCACGGTACTTCATGATAATGAAGTGACATATTTGTCGGCTTTATCACATCTACTGTCAATGGTTTGGCCACGGTTCCCTATTCTCATTTGTAATGCAGTAATAGTGCGCCACCTGCTGACCATAGGCTGAACAGGTGAATTGAATTTGCACATTGCACAGTATTATGAACCACAGCGGTAACGGTCATTTgttatacaaaaataaacaaacagggGGACAACTATTTTACAAATACATTGTGAATTTCTAGCCTGCTCCTCTCACTGTATTTCTGGATAGGTATGCATTAATCAAATTCTTcaacaaatataacacattttaaagagaaaaagtccAAACTTCCATATAATGTACACTTTAGGCGTTTTATAGTTACTGATAAAGCCGACAAAAAGTGTCACTTCATTATCATGAAGTACTGTGCCTCAAAAATAGTACAACGTCTCAACGTTTAGGTTTTAGCGGCGGGTGGGGTGTACGTCGTTGTGCACGCACAAACCAGACGGAAGGAACAAATGTGCTGCAGGAGtccatcaaatattttaatgacTGTGTAAGAAGGGTACGATCTCCTTCCggtggtgtaattgtaattcgtttttctttttgttttgtgttttccacTTCTCAGCTACAAAGATAAACCGGAAAAAGAATGTACTAACTCCCTGGAGCTGATTGGCCCAAACGTTATCACTTCCTATAACGCTGGGATTTGATACATTACCTTTCCAGCCGGTGTAATAGTAATTTGGTTTGCTTTTATTGAATGTGTTTTGCACTTTTCGGCCACCGTATGACACTGAAAAATGGTCACCACATCTCTAGGATGGAAGTGACCCATTAAAAGCTACTTTTTTACTATTTGACCTGAACCTGAATTGAATTAGATGCACGTTTTggagaaatacaaatacatgggaaataactGATTCAATGAGGGGTATTCTAGcacaaaataatacatgaacagcatttttttaaaatgttcaaaaaaacagACCTGCTCCCTCTCccttaaaaggcagcagctgtaccattgcACCACCAGGTACTGACAGGTGAGCAGGTGAAGTCTGTCATTCATTCTCTTATTCTACTGTTTACTGTCAATCATTGTGGCAAACAACTCGGTGTCAGAATACTCatgtcttttcttctctctttcttctttctctttcctctttttttccatttgccaAGAATGCGCCCCCTTGCACAAAATAGGGCCCCCCTTGGACTGTGCGTCTTTGCACACAGCGCGTGTTCTGCATATAGAGAGGTTGGGCCCTGCTCCTTCTGTTCAcaccagtgacattttttttggtaaaatctGTGTTTACCATACCAGTCAAACAATcggacacactttctcattcaatagca containing:
- the got1 gene encoding aspartate aminotransferase, cytoplasmic, whose protein sequence is MSVFSEVAQATPVAVFKLMQDFNQDQFPHKVNLGVGAYRTDEGKPWVLPVVKKVEKIIANDDKLNHEYLPILGLPEFRASASKIALGDGSPAILEDRVGAVQCLGGTGALKMGAEFLRRFYNGSNNTKTPVYVSAPTWENHNGVFSNAGFEDVRPYKYWDAEKRGLDLSGFLGDLESCPERSIFVLHACAHNPTGTDPTHEQWKQIAEVMMRRKLFVFFDSAYQGFASGSLDEDAWSVRFFVSMGFEMFCAQSFSKNFGLYNERVGNLTVVARDADNLKRVLSQMEKIVRTTWSNPPSQGARVVAITLNSPELFAEWKDNVKTMADRVLLMRAQLKAKLQALGTPGTWHHITEQIGMFSFTGLNPKQVEYLVKEKHIYLMASGRINMCGLTSRNINYVAESIHEAVTQV